One window of the Babesia bovis T2Bo chromosome 2, whole genome shotgun sequence genome contains the following:
- a CDS encoding FACT complex subunit (SPT16/CDC68) family protein, with the protein MADTKRSVVINFDEVKLKLKQLSKVFDTPELESVNLIFVCTGKNQNNASATASELLQLWLTGFQFPETLFVFAKDGTWHILTSPKKAVYLEPIKEHHDKLIILQRSPETPDEDMLSQIISNIDNPTLGVFSGDKPMGAFAENCMEIIGSHQTFDVTFQLTNIMAIRTKVDMEIQRKAAQVSCAVMKSQLINQIENILDSEEKKTHANIVGEAFNVYNDTKFLDKLQRKYNVNPSEIEVAYSNVQSGNTFNLSVGVPPNDMILSHASGTIIVSVCSKYSELFACLTRTLLLDGTAKHKEAYTFALSALDFALTKLKPGVTFGSIYDDVHNFVASEKPNFADRLLRSVGHIMGIEFTDPNFTLVSGNDKCIVATGMVFHISLGFVHLDADGKEFAIWIGDTVEVTDEGAVVLTSTVSKSLENISYELEDEEETPMHTNETKPQKQPSVSSELLRDADSVILKERLRKRDRPGQNQVSESEIKARMERQLQLRKQKVEAIARRVKEEGGLAGTAKQRNVVKMDKLRAFSSPNTFPRDLIPNQIYVDVVNEVIMLPVNGYHLPFSILTVKNASCNSEDNQTYNLRINFQVPGSHTFTSKNDVNPLPEVTAENSIFVKEVMYRSSDSKHIQNVFRAIKDLIKQVKQRETDADANRVIAEQEKLMLKKEGRRIVLKDLMVRPNVHGARRIIGFLEAHHNGLRYVVNTRDRVDHIDITYANIRHAIFQPCERELIVLLHFHLKSPIMVGKRKSMDVQFYCEVGTQIDDLDNRRGRSYNDPDETLEEMRDREMKRRLNAEFKQFVTQLQEMSNLVFDMPYRELMFSGVPSKSNVEILPTAHCLVNLVEWPPFVLTLEDVEMVSLERVQHGLRNFDMVLVNKDYSKAVRRIDLIPVEYLDVLKSWLNELDMVWYEGKNNLQWTNILKTILDDVDAFVENGGFDGFLGESEGEEESLDDEDEEYEHDSEEEVEEDSDEEYGDDDESLADEDEEEEDEEYEDEDEEEGLSWDEMEAFARKEDDKHRYEDDNSNQRSKKRRR; encoded by the exons AG CGGTGTACTTGGAACCCATAAAGGAACATCATGATAAATTGATCATTCTCCAGCGCAGCCCGGAAACTCCGGATGAAGATATGCTATCTCAGATCATATCGAATATAGAT AATCCTACCCTAGGAGTGTTCAGTGGAGATAAGCCAATGGGAGCATTTGCCGAAAATTGTATGGAAATAATTGGGTCACACCAGACTTTTGATGTAACTTTCCAACTGACGAATATCATGGCAATACGCACTAAAGTTGATATG GAAATACAACGGAAAGCTGCACAAGTCAGCTGCGCAGTGATGAAGTCACAGCTTATTAACCAAATTGAAAATATCCTCGACTCTGAAGAGAAGAAAACACATGCTAACATTGTGGGAGAGGCattcaatgtgtataacgATACTAAATTCTTGGATAAACTACAAAGGAAATACAACGTAAACCCAAGTGAGATTGAAGTAGCTTACAGCAATGTACAAAGCGGTAACACATTCAACCTGAGTGTCGGAGTCCCTCCCAATGATATGATACTATCACACGCATCTGGAACTATTATAGTCTCTGTCTGCTCCAAATATTCCGAGTTGTTTGCATGCCTCACCCGTACGCTCCTGTTAGATGGGACAGCAAAACATAAGGAAGCCTATACGTTTGCTCTAAGCGCATTAGATTTTGCATTGACCAAGCTAAAACCAGGTGTTACGTTTGGATCCATATACGACGATGTACACAATTTTGTTGCATCTGAAAAGCCCAATTTTGCCGATAGGTTGCTACGATCTGTAGGACACATCATGGGCATTGAATTCACAGATCCGAACTTTACACTTGTCAGTGGGAATGACAAATGCATTGTTGCTACAGGAATGGTCTTCCATATTTCATTGGGATTTGTTCACCTAGATGCTGACGGAAAGGAATTTGCTATATGGATTGGAGATACCGTGGAAGTAACAGATGAAGGTGCTGTAGTGCTAACATCAACCGTCAGCAAGAGTTTAGAGAATATATCATACGAATTAGAggatgaagaagaaacaCCGATGCATACAAATGAGACAAAACCACAGAAACAGCCCTCAGTGTCTTCTGAACTGCTACGTGACGCTGATAGCGTAATACTAAAGGAACGCTTGAGGAAACGTGATAGGCCAGGACAAAACCAAGTGTCTGAATCGGAAATTAAAGCTCGAATGGAACGACAATTGCAGCTACGCAAACAGAAGGTAGAAGCCATTGCACGCCGAGTAAAGGAGGAAGGTGGTCTAGCGGGTACTGCAAAACAACGCAACGTAGTGAAAATGGACAAATTGCGAGCATTCTCATCACCCAATACGTTCCCAAGAGATCTTATCCCGAACCAGATTTACGTTGATGTAGTTAACGAGGTTATAATGCTACCAGTTAACGGATACCACCTACCATTCAGTATACTGACAGTTAAAAATGCATCATGTAACTCCGAAGATAACCAAACATACAACCTACGTATCAATTTCCAGGTGCCAGGATCACATACATTCACCTCAAAGAATGATGTTAACCCATTACCAGAGGTAACAGCGGAGAACTCCATTTTCGTTAAAGAAGTGATGTACCGCTCATCCGATAGCAAACACATACAAAACGTGTTCCGTGCAATAAAGGATCTCATTAAGCAGGTCAAGCAACGTGAAACAGATGCTGATGCTAACCGAGTAATTGCTGAACAAGAAAAACTTATGCTTAAAAAGGAAGGACGCCGTATCGTACTGAAAGACCTCATGGTACGACCAAACGTACACGGAGCGAGGCGGATTATTGGATTCCTAGAAGCACACCATAACGGTCTCAGATATGTAGTCAACACACGAGATAGAGTGGACCATATAGATATTACGTACGCGAACATTCGTCACGCTATTTTCCAACCGTGCGAACGTGAGTTAATAGTGTTGCTACACTTCCACCTCAAATCGCCCATAATGGTAGGGAAAAGGAAATCTATGGATGTGCAATTTTACTGTGAAGTTGGTACCCAAATAGATGACTTGGACAACCGTCGTGGAAGATCGTACAACGACCCCGATGAAACATTAGAAGAAATGCGTGATCGTGAAATGAAAAGACGTCTCAATGCTGAATTCAAACAGTTTGTCACACAACTGCAGGAGATGTCTAACCTGGTTTTCGATATGCCATATCGGGAACTCATGTTCAGTGGTGTGCCATCAAAGTCCAATGTAGAAATCCTGCCGACAGCACATTGCCTAGTGAACCTAGTGGAATGGCCACCATTCGTACTGACACTAGAGGATGTTGAAATGGTATCACTAGAAAGAGTGCAACATGGGCTACGCAACTTCGATATGGTATTGGTCAACAAAGATTACTCAAAGGCAGTCAGGCGCATAGACCTTATCCCAGTGGAATACCTGGATGTGCTCAAAAGCTGGTTGAACGAATTGGATATGGTGTGGTATGAAGGAAAGAACAACTTGCAGTGGACCAATATATTGAAGACCATCTTGGACGACGTTGATGCATTCGTCGAGAATGGAGGGTTCGATGGGTTCCTAGGAGAATCAGAAGGTGAAGAGGAATCCctggatgatgaagatgaagagTATGAGCATGACAGCGAAGAAGAAGTTGAGGAAGATAGTGATGAGGAATATGGAGATGACGATGAGTCATTGGCAGACgaagatgaagaggaaGAAGACGAAGAATATGAGGATGAAGACGAGGAAGAAGGGCTGTCATGGGATGAAATGGAAGCTTTTGCCAGAAAGGAAGATGATAAACACCGTTATGAGGACGATAATAGCAATCAGCGGTCCAAGAAGAGACGCCGTTAA